In the genome of Dyadobacter fermentans DSM 18053, the window CAACGGACTCTACGCAGTACACAACCGGACCGCGCTTCACGGCTACCTGATTGCGGGTTTCTTCTACCAATGGGTTGGATTCGATCAGTTTGACGGGCATTTCGAGCATCAGTTCAATCTTATCGCCTGATTTCCAGGTCCGGCGAAGTTCGGCGTAAGAGCCGGACGCCAGTTTTGCGGTTTCTTTTTTACCATTAATCACCATAGAAGCATTGCTGCACCAGCCCGGAATGCGGAAGAATAGCGATAATGCGTCTTTCGGCGCCTGGTCGAGTGTGATGGAAATTTTGCCATTCCACGGATAATCAGTGACTTGCGTCAATTGCAGCTGACCACCTTTTACCGCTGTTTGAAACTTATTCCCCCCATACAAATTGAAGAAAACCCCCGCATCGGAAAGGCTGTAAGCATACTGGCTCACCTCCGCGACGGTGCGCACGGTGTTGGGCGGGCAGCAGTTGGATTTCGAAATGTAGGCCTGCCGGTCCTTTTCCCAGCGCTGCTTGAATGGCAATGCATCCGAATAGGCTAATGGATTGGTATACAAGAATTTATCACCTTTGAGGCTAATTCCCGAAAGTACGCTGTTGTACAATGCAAGCTCCACAATATCAGCATATTTGGCCTCGCCGGTGATTTGCAGCATGCGCCAGTTCCAGAGTACGTTGCCGATGTTGGCGCAGGTTTCGTTGTGGGCCGTGAAGTTAGGGAGCTGGTAATCGCGTCCATAAGCCTGGTGGATTTTCTGCACTTCGTCCGGCTTGTACGACGTTCCGTCGGGCGAGGTGCCGTCATATAATGCCCCGCAGCCGCCTGTGACGTACATTTTGTGCTGCGTCACGTCATCCCACATGGTATGCAGCTGCGCAAGGAGTGCTTCGTCGCCGGTTTCGGCGTACACGTCCGCAACGCCCGCGTACAGGTAGTTGGCGCGCACGGCGTGGCCCATAACCTTGGTTTGTTTGAGGAACGGTATGCGATCTTGGTTGTCGTCCGTGCCCTCGGTGGCGCCTTTGATGGCGATGAGGTGCTTCACGAGCGTGAGGTATTTTTCGTCGTGCGTGGTACGGTAAAGCTCCGAAAGGCCCATATAATGAGCCGGGCAAATGGCATTGCGGCTCTGCTCGGGCGTGGCGGCACCGTAGAAAGTAATGAGAAAATCGGCGGCCTTTTTGGCGACGTCGAGCAGGGAAGTTTTGCCCGTGGCGCGGTAATGCACGCAGGCGGCGGTCATCAGGTGACCGAAGTTGTAGGCTTCGAAACTAAGCCGGTCCGCGAACATTTTGCCTTCGCCGTTTTGCTTTTGCTCGATAATGGCCTTGGTATAAATGTACCCGTCCTTGCGCTGCGCTTTGGCGATCACAGCGATGGTTTTGTCCATCAGCTCGTCCAGTTTCGGGTCTTTGGTGGCGGCGTACAGGCTTGCCACCGCCTCAAATGTCTTGTAAAAATCACCATCATGAAACGACGGCCCCTTGAACTTGCCCGGCTCCAAACCGGCCGCGATCTCGAAATTCCGGAACGAATGGCTCACATCCGGGTCGGTGTAGGTTTTCCAGAGCTGCGGCACCATCGTTTCGCGGCATACTTTGAAACGGTCGGCCCAGAAGCCCTGCGTCCATTCCACGGCGTTCATGTCCGTGCCGTGGAGTTTGGCAAATTTGCTTTGGGAAGTGTTGACGAGCGCTTTTTCCTGGGCAAAAGCATGGAGCGAAAGGCCCAGCGAGAGCGCTATAATCGTTTTAGTGGTTTTCATATTGTTCAAAAATCGGCCATGCGTATTTAGCAAAAACCTGCATTAGAATGA includes:
- a CDS encoding aceric acid hydrolase, with protein sequence MKTTKTIIALSLGLSLHAFAQEKALVNTSQSKFAKLHGTDMNAVEWTQGFWADRFKVCRETMVPQLWKTYTDPDVSHSFRNFEIAAGLEPGKFKGPSFHDGDFYKTFEAVASLYAATKDPKLDELMDKTIAVIAKAQRKDGYIYTKAIIEQKQNGEGKMFADRLSFEAYNFGHLMTAACVHYRATGKTSLLDVAKKAADFLITFYGAATPEQSRNAICPAHYMGLSELYRTTHDEKYLTLVKHLIAIKGATEGTDDNQDRIPFLKQTKVMGHAVRANYLYAGVADVYAETGDEALLAQLHTMWDDVTQHKMYVTGGCGALYDGTSPDGTSYKPDEVQKIHQAYGRDYQLPNFTAHNETCANIGNVLWNWRMLQITGEAKYADIVELALYNSVLSGISLKGDKFLYTNPLAYSDALPFKQRWEKDRQAYISKSNCCPPNTVRTVAEVSQYAYSLSDAGVFFNLYGGNKFQTAVKGGQLQLTQVTDYPWNGKISITLDQAPKDALSLFFRIPGWCSNASMVINGKKETAKLASGSYAELRRTWKSGDKIELMLEMPVKLIESNPLVEETRNQVAVKRGPVVYCVESVDLPKGKTIFDVAIGARNNFKPALLTIENSPVMSLQGDAVLVDNSDWSKKLYREVSVDVPKTIPVRLVPYYAWGNRGHGDMSVWLPLVR